The Thermodesulfobacteriota bacterium genome window below encodes:
- a CDS encoding Arc family DNA-binding protein, giving the protein MATMTIKNIPDDLYKKLRQSAADHRRSINSEFIVCLERALLAPKLNIATTLTRIRKLRKKTSNFLLTDKELSKAKGEGRL; this is encoded by the coding sequence ATGGCAACAATGACAATAAAAAACATTCCTGATGATCTGTATAAAAAGCTAAGGCAAAGTGCGGCGGACCACCGTCGAAGCATTAACAGTGAATTTATAGTATGCCTTGAACGGGCGCTCCTAGCTCCGAAGCTTAACATTGCAACCACATTAACGAGAATCCGTAAGCTGCGTAAGAAAACTTCCAATTTCTTGCTTACCGATAAAGAGCTCTCAAAGGCAAAAGGTGAGGGGCGGTTGTGA
- a CDS encoding type II toxin-antitoxin system VapC family toxin encodes MIVVDTNVIAFLLIEGEHTAQAEGVFKKDTEWIAPYLWRSEFRSVLAFYVRKRRIHLDDAKALMQEAEVLMQGREFEVESARVLELAESSKCSAYDCEYVTLAEQVGVKLVTSDKKVLNAFSWIAMEMTSFSTKETDR; translated from the coding sequence GTGATAGTTGTTGATACCAATGTTATTGCTTTTCTACTAATCGAAGGGGAACACACAGCTCAGGCTGAAGGTGTATTCAAAAAAGACACGGAATGGATCGCTCCATATCTCTGGCGGTCAGAGTTCCGGAGCGTCTTAGCATTCTATGTTCGGAAGAGACGAATTCACTTGGATGATGCAAAAGCACTAATGCAGGAGGCGGAGGTCTTAATGCAGGGAAGGGAATTCGAAGTGGAATCAGCAAGGGTGTTAGAACTGGCTGAAAGCTCTAAATGTTCAGCTTATGACTGCGAGTATGTTACCCTAGCTGAGCAGGTTGGGGTTAAGTTGGTAACATCTGATAAAAAGGTGTTGAATGCTTTCTCCTGGATAGCAATGGAAATGACTTCGTTCTCCACTAAAGAGACTGATCG